The following coding sequences are from one Coffea arabica cultivar ET-39 chromosome 11e, Coffea Arabica ET-39 HiFi, whole genome shotgun sequence window:
- the LOC140021139 gene encoding uncharacterized protein: protein MKEIKLSLSCKKVEREAALELGLLESDSYIEETLEEAAGFQMPSSLRFLFATLLLHCAPTNPSLLWEKFEMVLSRDFARAQVQTHCSAAEIRRKVLFDINKSLQHMGRHISEYKLVADSITLGCHESMTKEVDGEMNIVVSPEDLLIASKLNAEQKHAYDLILPSVFSSRGQSFFIDGPGGTGKTFLYRSLLATLRSQGYIAIAVATSGVAASLLPGGRTVHSRFKIPLDFSRNKTCQLSKQSSMAQLIIQCGLFLWDEASMAKRDTIQAFDELLKDLMETSDSFGGKVVVFGGDFRQTLPVIQGVTKDQLIQASLLHSSLWSSMHKIKLKHNMRAVLDPAFSRFLLAVGEGAELVDANNQICLPGHMVIPFHNIKRFFRQVLYISCASSHVPVLFHQLIAYTFPDLNLYSSNPYEMISRCILTPKNTSVEDINEMMIQRFPGQLFTYTSSDQTVDQRFQADYEDFLNSQNPKGLPPHKLMLKESCPLILLRNLNPAEGLCNGTRLICRQLRRHTICAEIAFGQHKGKKIFIPRIPLQTPDNEKNGIPFIRRQFPVRLCFAMTINKAQGQTLDYVGVYLKEPVFSHGQLYVALSRAKTADAVKVLILPGTFAEIKTDCKTRNIVFDEILQLSN from the exons atgaaggagattaagctaagtttgtcttGTAAGAAGGTAGAAag AGAGGCTGCTTTAGAGCTAGGCCTCTTAGAATCTGATTCCTATATTGAGGAAACACTTGAAGAAGCTGCTGGTTTTCAGATGCCTTCTTCGCTTAGATTTTTATTTGCTACTTTGCTTTTGCATTGTGCTCCAACAAATCCAAGCCTTTTGTGGGAAAAATTTGAAATGGTACTTTCTAGAGACTTCGCACGAGCGCAGGTACAAACTCATTGTTCAGCTGCTGAAATAAGGCGGAAAGTTCTGTTTGATATTAACAAATCGCTCCAGCATATGGGGAGGCATATCAGTGAGTACAAGTTGGTTGCAGATTCTATTACTCTCGGCTGTCATGAAAGCATGACCAAGGAAGTGGACGGTGAAATGAATATTGTGGTGTCGCCGGAAGATCTCTTGATAGCTTCTAAGTTAAATGCAGAGCAAAAACATGCTTATGATTTGATATTGCCGTCTGTTTTTTCATCCAGAGGTCAGAGTTTTTTCATTGATGGTCCAGGTGGGACCGGAAAAACGTTTTTGTATCGCTCTCTTCTTGCGACACTTAGATCGCAGGGATATATTGCGATAGCTGTAGCAACTTCAGGAGTTGCAGCATCACTTCTTCCTGGAGGAAGGACTGTTCACTCCAGATTTAAAATTCCGTTGGACTTTTCCAGGAATAAAACGTGTCAGTTGAGCAAGCAGAGCAGCATGGCACAGTTAATCATTCAATGTGGGTTATTCTTGTGGGATGAAGCATCAATGGCAAAAAGAGACACTATTCAGGCATTTGACGAATTGTTGAAAGATCTAATGGAGACTAGCGATTCTTTTGGAGGTAAAGTTGTAGTTTTCGGGGGCGATTTTCGCCAAACTCTCCCCGTTATTCAAGGGGTTACCAAGGACCAACTAATTCAGGCTAGCCTCCTGCATTCTTCATTATGGTctagtatgcacaaaataaagctaaaacaTAACATGAGGGCTGTCTTAGATCCTGCCTTTTCGCGGTTCTTGCTCGCTGTTGGGGAAGGTGCAGAACTTGTTGATGCAAATAACCAGATTTGTTTACCAGGTCATATGGTTATACCATTCCACAATATAAAAAGATTCTTTAGACAGGTCCTCTACATTTCCTGTGCTTCATCGCACGTTCCTGTCCTTTTTCATCA GCTGATAGCTTACacatttccagatttgaatctCTACTCATCTAATCCGTATGAGATGATCAGTAGATGTATTTTAACCCCAAAAAACACCTCTGTTGaagacatcaatgaaatgatgATTCAGAGGTTTCCTGGACAGCTTTTTACTTATACAAGCTCTGACCAAACTGTTGATCAGAGATTCCAGGCAGATTATGAGGACTTTTTGAATTCTCAAAATCCAAAGGGTCTTCCTCCACACAAGCTCATGCTAAAAGAAAGCTGTCCCTTAATCTTGCTCAGAAATCTAAATCCAGCTGAAGGATTGTGCAATGGCACAAGACTTATTTGTCGGCAGCTAAGACGGCACACTATCTGTGCTGAGATAGCTTTTGGTCAGCATAAAGGGAAGAAGATTTTCATTCCCAGGATCCCATTGCAGACACCTGATAATGAAAAAAATGGGATTCCATTCATCAGAAGACAATTTCCAGTTCGCCTTTGTTTTGCAATGACAATTAATAAGGCTCAAGGCCAAACTCTTGACTATGTTGGTGTATATCTAAAGGAGCCCGTATTTTCTCATGGCCAACTATACGTTGCCCTGTCTAGAGCAAAAACTGCTGATGCAGTTAAAGTCCTCATACTCCCAGGAACTTTTGCTGAAATCAAAACTGACTGCAAAACAAGAAATATTGTGTTTGATGAAATATTGCAGTTGTCTAATTGA
- the LOC140021140 gene encoding F-box protein PP2-B10-like gives MDSHGRIVCGPKLESDTDHALDKELITQNIDEKKRSRRSDDKVVLQNYGHSLIAKKLAPSMHFAELFHFLCDSAARDITIVWGDTPCYWQWIPLPMSRFTEVAELLDVCWLEIQGKIKTCLLSPDTTYASYLVFIWNDAFGFDYEPAEGEVGMSGQEGQKKTVHLDPETHTQQSMPRRQRWRFGHCQTATMRWQEVRPGDRDAQTPKQRSDGWMEVELGEIFIKGGEDVDMEMALTEVKGGNWKRGLIVQGIEVRPK, from the exons ATGGACAGCCATGGTCGAATTGTTTGTGGTCCAAAACTTGAAAGCGACACAGACCACGCGCTTGACAAGGA GCTAATTACTCAGAATATCGatgaaaaaaagagaagtcGTAGGTCTGACGACAAGGTGGTGCTGCAAAACTATGGACACAGTCTGATAgcaaaaaag CTGGCTCCATCCATGCATTTTGCagaattatttcattttttatgcgACTCTGCTGCAAGGGACATCACAATTGTGTGGGGTGATACACCGTGTTATTGGCAATGGATTCCCCTACCTATGTCTAG GTTCACTGAGGTGGCGGAGCTTCTCGATGTCTGTTGGCTTGAAATTCAGGGCAAGATAAAAACTTGCTTGCTGTCACCAGATACTACCTATGCCAGTTATCTTGTTTTCATATGGAATGATGCCTTTGGTTTTGATTACGAACCTGCAGAGGGTGAAGTAGGAATGAGTGGACAAGAAGGTCAAAAAAAGACGGTTCATCTGGACCCTGAGACACACACGCAGCAGAGCATGCCAAGAAGGCAAAGATGGAGGTTTGGCCATTGCCAAACTGCAACAATGAGATGGCAGGAGGTTAGGCCTGGAGACAGGGATGCACAGACCCCCAAGCAGAGAAGTGATGGGTGGATGGAAGTTGAGTTGGGGGAGATTTTTATAAAGGGAGGAGAAGATGTTGATATGGAGATGGCCTTGACAGAAGTAAAAGGGGGCAACTGGAAGCGTGGTCTGATTGTTCAAGGGATTGAGGTTAGGCCCAAATGA